DNA from Chryseomicrobium sp. FSL W7-1435:
GTTTCCTAAGTTACGGCCCATTTCGCCAAGTGTTAAGCATGCATACGTGACCGGTATGCCTTGTTTGATATAGGTAGAGATGGTGCCAGAGACACCAAATGCTTCGTCATCTGGATGAGGAAAGATGACGAGAACAGCTTCTTCATGCGGTAAAGTCATAACAGTTCCTCCTTAGTAAGCAAAAGGCGTGCGGCTGATCTGAAGAGCGACCGCAAGCTTTCCGCTATAATCATGGCCGGCTAGCAAAAGGCGGTCGTGATCATCGATTTCAAAATGTGTGATTCCTTGCGCGTAAACCCAACCATTCGGCAACTTCAGACCTACTCGGTGAGGGGCATCGCCTACAACTTTTGCCAACTCATAACGCAGTTGAACATTTCGGATGAAGGCACCCGCATTAAACACTTCTTGATTGAAGTGGTTCGCATAGGCACCGTTTGTAGTTTCTAAATGGATGAAGACGTCCTCGCCCGCAAAGCGGTCAAGGTGTTGTTGCAATATTTCGATCTGAACAGTCTCCATTGTGAACCTCCTCCGTATGGGATAGAAAAAGCCTGCGAGGGGCAGGCTCTCCGTAAAAACTAGATTTGTGATGTTGTGACTGTTGGAGCGCCGTGAATGCTCTTTGCACCATGGAGAACAGGTCCCACATAGTCATTTAGCTTCCAGCCATTTTTAATAGCGGCTGAAACAAATTCTTTTGCTTCAAATACAGCATCTTCAACCGTCATACCATTTGCTAAGTTCGCTGTGATGGAAGCTGCAAACGTACAGCCAGCACCGTGGTTATAAGTTGTTGGTGTTTTTTCTGTTTCTAAAAGAGTGAACGTGTCACCGTTGTAGAACAAGTCGACTGCTTTTTCATGCTTTAATTGTTTGCCGCCCTTAATGATGACATTTTGAGCGCCCAACTCGTGAATCTTCTCAGCAGCCGCTTTCATGTCTTCAATTGTTTTTAATGCGCCAAGGCCAGAAAGTTGACCCGCTTCAAACAAGTTGGGTGTAACAACTTTTGCGTGTGGCAATAAATGTTCAATCATAGCGTCAACAGTACCAGGGTTCAATACTTCGTCCTCGCCTTTACAAACCATAACAGGATCGATAACTACGTTTGCAACGCCAGCCTCTTGAATCGCCTTACCAGCAATTTCAATAATTTCTTCTGTGCTGAGCATTCCCGTCTTGATAGCATCTACACCAGTAGATAGAGCCGTTTTAATTTGAGATTTCAGTACATCTGTTGGTAAGGAGTAAACACCATGGCTCCAGCCATTATCAGGATCCATCGTAACCACTACTGTTAAAGCAGTCATACCGTATGTTCCGTGCTCTTGGAAGGCTTTCAAGTCCGCTTGAATTCCTGCGCCACCTGATGTATCAGAACCTGCAATTGTAAGAGTTTTCTTGATTGACATGTTAATTCCCCCATTTTCCACGGCGGAAGGGCAAACCGTTCCGCTCTGAATTCTATGTTTTATTGTAGCAGACTCTCGCTAGATTTCCATTATGGAAGCTTAGGTGCTCGGTAAACATTCCAAGCCACGCTAGCGATACTGATGCCTAGCGCGAAAAGTACGCCAGACGTCACAAAACTTCTCCCAAACGCAGACAATATTGCCAGCACGAAAATACCTATAATAAGCAGACAAACAAACAGTGCAGTGAATAGAAGCCCTAATTGCTTGGCTTTTTCCGGCACATGATCTTCTGTCGCAGCTGCTTTTTCAATCTCTCGAAGCTTTTCACGAAATCGTAAATCTGACATAAATTCACCTCTGAAGTCATCCTATCACGCGTCTCCGATTGCTACTAGTAGATTCTTTCTGTTACAGTTGTAAGAAACTGTCGAAAGAGGGAACCAAATGACGAACAACAAGCGGATGAAAGAACTTGAAAAGGAATTGGAACAGTTAAAGAGAGAAGAAGCAGCTACTTATGTAGAGTCACCAGGAAGGGCTCGAAGTGTCGGCAAACCTTTTAAACTTACGAAGTGGATTCCTCTTTTAATAGGAATTGTAGTCATACTGCTAGCTATAAATTTTGTACGAACGTTTGAGTTTGGCTCGTTAATTGGATCAGTTTCAAGTGAAAGTAAAAGTGCTTTTGTTGAACGTTTGCAAGAAAATGAAGAATTAGTAACAGCAGAGGGTTATTTGAAAACGGTTATTCAAAAAGAAGATTTTAAAACATTACCTTTTGATTTAAAGATTCCAGGTACAACACGTCAAATTTTAATTATCTTCCCGGGACAAGTTCAAGCAGGAATTGATTTGTCAGCTATCTCTGAACAAGATATTGAGTTAGATGAAGAAACTAAAACAGCTCGATTTACTATTCCAAAGCCAGTGATTTTAGGGGAGCCAACACTTTTCATGGATCGAGTTCAAGTGTTCTCTAATACAGGTCTGCTAGCAGAGGGATTAGATGCTGCGGAGTCGTTTGAAATTGCAGCTGAGGCGCAGGAATTAATGAAGGAGGAAGCTGCTTCAAGTGGATTATTGGCTTTAGCCGAAACAAACGCCGAAAAAGTCTTACAAGATATGTTCCAACTAGTTGAGTA
Protein-coding regions in this window:
- a CDS encoding YojF family protein, translating into METVQIEILQQHLDRFAGEDVFIHLETTNGAYANHFNQEVFNAGAFIRNVQLRYELAKVVGDAPHRVGLKLPNGWVYAQGITHFEIDDHDRLLLAGHDYSGKLAVALQISRTPFAY
- the thiD gene encoding bifunctional hydroxymethylpyrimidine kinase/phosphomethylpyrimidine kinase encodes the protein MSIKKTLTIAGSDTSGGAGIQADLKAFQEHGTYGMTALTVVVTMDPDNGWSHGVYSLPTDVLKSQIKTALSTGVDAIKTGMLSTEEIIEIAGKAIQEAGVANVVIDPVMVCKGEDEVLNPGTVDAMIEHLLPHAKVVTPNLFEAGQLSGLGALKTIEDMKAAAEKIHELGAQNVIIKGGKQLKHEKAVDLFYNGDTFTLLETEKTPTTYNHGAGCTFAASITANLANGMTVEDAVFEAKEFVSAAIKNGWKLNDYVGPVLHGAKSIHGAPTVTTSQI
- a CDS encoding DUF4230 domain-containing protein, with the protein product MTNNKRMKELEKELEQLKREEAATYVESPGRARSVGKPFKLTKWIPLLIGIVVILLAINFVRTFEFGSLIGSVSSESKSAFVERLQENEELVTAEGYLKTVIQKEDFKTLPFDLKIPGTTRQILIIFPGQVQAGIDLSAISEQDIELDEETKTARFTIPKPVILGEPTLFMDRVQVFSNTGLLAEGLDAAESFEIAAEAQELMKEEAASSGLLALAETNAEKVLQDMFQLVEYDVTIEFEE